From the Halomarina salina genome, the window GTATCCGAGTGGCGCCGGCAAACCACGGACCGCCGTCGGCCTCCTCGGCGACCGACTACACGACTCGCTCACCTCGCTCGACGCCATCGTCCCCGTCGAGCGGACCGCGTTCGGTCGACTCGTCGACGCCACCGACTCGGAGTACGTCTCGTTCGAGGTCGACGTCGGTGCGGCGACGGCCGCCGGCCAGGACCCCGTCTCGGTGCTGGAGTTCACCGGCTCGCGGACGCCGCTCGTCCACTTCAAGGACACCGCCGTCGACGGCCAGCACGGGCCGCTGTCGGAGTGGCGCTCCGTCGACCCGACGACCGGCGACGTGGACTTCGAGGCGACGCTCGCGTCGGCCAGCGACCTCGGTGCGGAGTGGGCCGTCTTCGAACACGACGCCCCCGACGACCCGGTGCTGGCACTCAGGCAGGGTGCGGACACGCTCGTCCGGTCGGTCCAGGCCGCCAGCCCGGACGCGTAACGGTCGGCACCCGGCCGCCGGACGTGTAATTTCGGCAAATAGTTTGTAACCCATAACTATGGGGCTAGCATCGCGAGGAGGTGGTAATGCGATGGGACCGGTCGCTGGACTCCCGGCACGCGCTGCTCGGTATCGTGCTGGTCGGGGCCGCAGTTCGCCTCTACGGACTGGGCGTCGAGAGTCTCTGGACTGACGAACTCATCACGCTGGAGTTCGTCCGGCGGTACTCGACGGTCGAACTGCTCGTCGAGGTTCCACTCAACCAGCCCCATCTCCCGCTGTACTACGTCCTGCTCGACCTCTGGATCGGCGTGTTCGGAACGTCGGCGACCGCCCTTCGACTGCTCTCGGCGCTGTTCAGCATCCTCGCGATTCCGCTGCTCTACCTCCTCGGACGTGACCTGTTCGACGGGACGGCCGGACTGGTGGCCGCGCTCGTCTTCGCGCTCGCGCAGTTCCACGTCTACCACGCCCAGGAGGTGCGGATGTACAGTCTCGTCGCGCTCCTCACGGCCGCCTCGCTGTGGCTGTTCGTCCGCCTGTTCGAGGACGGGGCGATGCGCGGCACCGCGGCCGCGTACGTCCTCGCGACGCTCGCACTCCTGTTGACCCACCCGTTCGCCGCTCTGGTCGTGTTCGCCGAGGCGGCCTACGTCGTGTTCCGGGTCGCCACGGGGCAGTGGGTCCCCCGGTCGCTCACCGTCGGGACGGCCCTCGCCGGCGTCGGTCTCGTCCCGGTCGCCGCCATGGCGCTCCATCGGGTCGGACTCGGCGGGGCGACCTCGACGCCGTTCCCCTACATCCCGCAGCCGACGCCCACGATCGTCGCGGAGGTCGTTCTGCAGTTCTTCGCGCAGACCTCCATCCTCCTCGCGACGCTGTTCGTCGGTGTCCTCGTGGTCGGGACCCTGACGCTCGGGCTGACCGACGGCTGCGTCTCGAAGTCGGTGTCGCGCTCGCCTCGTGCGACGGTCCGGGGGCTCCGCGAGCGCGTCTCCCTCTCCTCCGAACCGGGCGTCGAACTGCTCGTCGTCCTGCTGCTGGCGACGTTCGTCCTCCCCATCGTCGTCTCGTTCGTCCTCTTCCCGGTGTTCTGGCCGCGATACGTCCTCCCAGCGTCGCTCGGCCTCTATCTTCTCGTCGGCCGCGGCGTCTCGCGCATCCAGCGGCCGCCGCTCCGACTGATGCTGGTCGCCCTGTTGCTCGTCGGTCTCGTCCCCGTGACGGCGTACGACCTCACGACGGACACCCACGAGCAGTGGGACGAGGCGACCGCTCACATCGAGGAGGAGGCCTCCCCCGGCGCGCTGGTCATCGTCGCCGACCAGATCACCGAACGAGGGGTCGAACACTACCGGACCCGCTCCGACATCGAGGTCGAGGGGGTGGTCGTCGCCGGGTCGGGCACGGGGCGGGAGCCAGCGACCGACGCCGAGATACGAGCACTGATGCAGGGTCACGACGAAGTGTGGTTGGTGCTCTCTCACACGGATTCGTCATCTGACCGACGTCTCAGGAACCTCGTCGGCGCGCACCGGGACCAAAAAGCTGAGCGTAATTTCCTTCAAATCGACGTATACCACTACGAACGGGGGAATCAGGAGTGACGGACCGTTCGGACAGCAATCCTGAAGATAACCCCGCAAGAGTCGGTTGCAACAGTTTCGTCGCCTCGGGAGCGTCTGATGGCTCTAAACCCCGAGGTGGCGTTGAGGACGATACGACAGGGGCAGGCGACCAGGACCCGGTCGGGGACCGGGAGGGGTCGCCACTCGTCGGCACACGCATGAGCACAGTACACGAGGTTCAGAGGGCCGAAGGTGAACGAACAGTCGAGCAGGCAGTCGAACGAGCGTCACTCGACGCGCCGTTCGTCTCCGTCATCGTACCGGTCTACAACGACCCGGACGGGCTCCGGGACACGCTCGACGCACTGACCGACCAGACGTACGACCGCGAGCGGTTCGAGGTGCTGGTCGTCGACAACCGGTCGCTCGACGACACCAGAGCGGTCGCCGCCGACTACGCCACCCGCCACGAGAACGTCCACGCGCTCGACGAGCGCCGCCGTCAGAGTTCCTACGCCGCACGCGTCCGGGGGATTCGCCGGGCCCGCGGCGACGTCCTCGCGTTCATCGACGCGGACATGACCGTCGACGCCGACTGGCTCGAACGCGCCGTCGACCGGATGGACGAGGACGACCTCGACTACATGGCGTGCAACGTCGAACTGTACGCCGAGGACGGCGAGACGCTCGCCTCGAAGTTCAACGAGATGAACGGCTTCCCCATCGAGAAGTACGTCTCGCAGCTCCACTTCGCGCCGACGTGCTGTCTCCTCGTCCGCAAGGAGGTCATCGACGAGGTGGGGCCGTTCGACGCCCGGTTCGTCTCCAGCGGCGACCGGGAGTTCGGGCAGCGCGTCCACGACGCGGGGTTCGACATGGGCTACGCCGACGACGTGCCGATGTACCACCCCACCCGGACGTCGCTGAAGTCGCTCGTCAAGAAGGCCGTCCGCATCGGTCGCGGCAAACACCAGATGCGACGGCTCTACCCCGAGCGCTACGGCCACCCGAAGCTCCTGCTGTTCTACCCGGGGCTGTACGCGCCGGAACTTCCCAGCCAGGTCAGCAGTTCGGTGTCGGGCTGGGACGACCTCGACCGGGAGGAGAAGCTCCGGTTCTTCCTGTTCGCCAACGGGCTGAAACTGGCCCGCGCGTACGGATCGGTCCGCGAGGCGATCGAGCGGACAGTAGCCAGCGAATAACAAGATAGCGAACACGCCTCCCCTGCAGTATGGAGCCGACCGATTCTACTTCGATACGTGGTGAGCGCCGTGGATGACCTCCGCGTGGGGCTGCTCGGTGCCGGGAACATCGGCACCGTCCACCTCCAGTCGACCCGCGGCATCGACGGTGCGACCGTCGTCGCCGCGGCCGACGTGGTCCCCGAGAACCGCACACGCGCCGAGAAGCAGGGCGTCGAGCGGACCTACGAGGACTACACCGACCTGCTGGCCGAGGAGGACATCGACGCCGCCATCGTCGCCCTGCCGCCGTTCCTCCACGCCGAGGCCGCGACGGCGGCCGCCGAGGCCGGCTGTCACGTCTTCGTCGAGAAACCGTTCGCCCGCACCGCCGAGGAGGGCCAGGGGATGGTCGACGCCGCCGACGAGGCGGGCGTCTCCATCGGCGTGGACCACACCATCCGCTACCAGCCCGAGGTCCAGAAGCTGAAGGAACTGTACGACGCGGGTCGGGTCGGCCACGTGCCGCTGGCCTCCATCGCCCGCATCAACAACGGGCCGTTCAGTGCGCCCCCCGCCCGCGAACCCATCTCGGGGTGGATGCTCGACCCCGACGCGACCGGTGGCGGCGCGCTGATGGACCTCGGCGTCCACCTGTTCGACGTCCTGGAGTGGTTCTTCGGCGACCTGACCGTCGAGTACGCCCACGTCGACGCGTCGATGGACCTCCCGTTCGAGGACAGCGCGCTCGTCGTCGTGAGCACCGAGGCGGGCACGCAGGCGACCGTCTCCGCCGGGTTCTTCCAGTGGGAGACGCCTCCGGACATCACGGGCTACTTCCGCCTCGAGGGCGTCGCCGACACGCTGCGCAGCGAGGACCACATGCCCGGCCAGTTCATGGCTCACGCCGCGAAGTCAGCGCTGGAGAACGTCGCCAAGCGCGCCCGCGGCCAGGAGCCGGCGTACTTCAAGCCGACCTACTACTACCAGGCGCACTACCGAGCCCTGAAGGACTTCCTCGACGCCGTCGCGGCTGGCGAGGAACCGCCGGTGAACGGCGCGGCCGGCCTGCGGATGGTCGAGCACGTCGAGACGGCCTACGAGATGGCCGAGGGGACCGCGGTCGCCGACCGCGTCGGCGCGAACGTGGAGGCGGACCGATGACCGACGCTCCGCGCGTCGTGGGCCGCCGGACGGACGTCAACGGCCCCGGACTGGCCGGGGCGGTGACGGACCTCGTCGCCGACTGCGGGCCGGAGCTGGACGACGTGCTCGTCCTCCCGGACTGCCACTACCCGTACCACCCCTCGACCGGGATGGTGACGAACCCCGACGTCGTCGAGGCGCTCGTCGAGACGCTCGCCTCCACGACGGACGTGACGCTCGCGCTCCCGGACTCCGAGTACGTCGACGACGCCCCCTCGCTGCTGGGGTACGACGGGCTCGCCGACCGGACCGGCGTCGAGACGCTCGACCTCGGGACGTGCGACACCGTCGAGCGGACCGTCCGCATCGACGACGTGCGCCACCACGTCGAGGTCCCGCGACCGCTCGACGAGCAGTCCGTCGTCGCCGTCCCGACGCTCCGGGCCGACCCCGGCCTCGCCGCCGCGATGGTCACGCTCGGCCAGGGGGCGACCGGCTCGCGCGAGACGCGAGATGTCGTCGCCGCGAGCGCCGTGGTCGACCCCGAGTTCGTCCTGCTCGACGGGACGTACACCTACACCGGCGCACCACACAGGGGGCGGTTCCTCGTCGCGGGCACCGACGCACCCTCGGTCGACCGCGCCATCGCCCCCATCGCGGGGCTGAAACCGAAGCAGGTGCCGTACCTGCGGCCGTTCGGCGTCGGCCGGGAGGCCATCGATGGCCTCCACGCCGAGGAGCTGGCCGCCGAACTGCCCCACGAGGACACCGACCCGAACGGCGGCGAGATGCCCGCCGTGGCGGGCGCGGGCTTCCGCCTCTACGCGAAGGTGACGGGCGACCTCGTCCCGCCGCAGTTCTCGGAGGGCAGCGATGACTGACCGGGCGCTCGTCACGGGCGCGACGGGGTTCCTCGGCGGCCACCTCGTCGAGCGGCTCGTCGCCGACGGCTGGGACGTCACCGCCACGCGCCGCGAGGGCAGCGACACGAGCGCGCTCGACGGTCTCGATGTCGAGTGGGCCGAGGCGGACGTGCTCGACGCCGACGCCGTCAGCGACGCCGTCGAAGGCCACGACCGGGTGTTCCACCTCGCGGGCATCGGCCTGCAGGCCGCCGACGCGCCGGTCGTCGAACGCGTCAACCGCGACGGGACCGAGAACGTCCTCGCCGCCGCCCACGAGACGGGCGTCGAGCGCGTCGTGTTCACCTCGACGGCGGGCACCCGCCGCCGGGCGAACGGTATCGCGACCGAAGCGGACGTCGCCGACCCCATCGGCGCGTACCAGCGCGGGAAGGCCGCCGCCGAGGACCGCTGCGACGAGTACGGCGAGCAGGGCCTCGACGTGGTGACGGTCCACCCGACGTCCATCTTCGGCTCGCGCGACGAGGAGTTCACGGGCCGCCTGCTGCGGATGGCGTCGGACCCGAAGCTCGCCGTCCACCCGCCCGGCGGGGCGAGCTTCGTCGGCGTCGACGACGTCGTCGACGGCACCGTCGCGGCGATGGAGCGCGGGACGGCCGGCGAGCACTACCTGCTGGCCGGCGAGAACCTCCGCTACGACGAGGCGCTCGACGTCATCGCCGAGGAGATCGACGGCCACGCGCCGCTGGCGCAGGTTCCCCCGCAGGCGATTCGCGCGGCGGGACCGGTCGTCGGCGTGGTCAACCGCGTGCTCGGAACGCGGATGTTCCCGTTCGACGCCGAGATGGCGCGGCTCTCGACCCAGGAGCTGTTCTACAGCCCGCGGAAGGCCCAGCGCGAACTCGACTACGACTACGCGCCGCTCGCGGAGCTCGTGCCCGAGGCGTGGGAGTGGTTCCGCAGTCAGACGACGGACGTAGCCGAACCGGCGAGTGTGGAGTAGGGAGGTTCGGAGTGAGTGAGCGCTAGCGAGCGAACGAGAATCTCCGATAGACGAACGGTGACCGCAGGGAACCGTGAGGAGTAGCGCGAGTCGAGCGAGAGCGAGAATCTCGGAGAGAACGAACGGCGACCGGCGGAAGTCCTCGGGCGATTCGAACGGTGAGCGTCGCGAACCGTGAGCGAACGAGCGCGGCCGCTCTGGTCGTCGCTCTCCGGTATGAATGGGCTTCCCAGGCTCGCAGAGCACGAAGTTTTAGTTGGCACACGAACTGGCACGCGAACCGGGGAAGCTACCCGTCACTTTCGTCTTGCGGATATTAAGTCTTCGCCCGAAAAAACCCGGCCGCGTCGCTCCTCGGGCCGTTCGGAGGTTCGAGAATGAAGTGGATGCGACGCGCGTCGTCGGTGGTCAGTCGTCGTCGGCGCTGAGTTCCATGTCGTCGGCGTCGGTCCGCTGGTTGAGCTCCGCCCACACCGTGAGGAACTCGCTGAACAGCGTCTCGGGGAGTCGCAACTGGAGGTCGACCACGTGTTCGTCCAGGTCGCCCTCGGCCGGTTCGACGACGGTGAACGTCGGGAGCGGCTGGTCGTCGTCGCGGGCCGTCGTCTGGACGCTGATCCCGTTGTCGTCGAACGCGACGTCGACGTTCGACACCGTCGTCGTGTACTCCTTGCCGCCGGAGACGGTGCGCGCGTCGATGCGGGTCCGTTCTTCGAGTATCCCAGCGCTCATCAGTCGGTTGAGCCGCCGGTAGATGGTCGCCTCCGACACCTCACACAGCGTCGCCAGTTCGCCGACGCTCCGCGCCTCGATGGCGCAGGCGGCGAGGATGGTCCGCGAGACCTCGTCGCCGAGGTGGTCGAGCATCTCCGCCGCGTCGGTCTCGTCGGTCACAGCCCCCTCCAAAGCGGTCGCCTCGGTGCACTCGCTGGACATCTATCCGTCATATCGTCCACCGTTGGTACGTATGTGGTCATAGTATTGTACGTCTGTCATGACACTCGACTGGGTAGTGTAGGGGGACGCTGACGGCTACCGTCTCAGTTAGTGCGAACGGTGATAAATGGCGGGGGCGCCCCCATTTCGAGGGTATGGTGTGTCTACTCGGGGGTGAGTGGAGTCGAGCGGGACGGTGACCGTCGTCGCGACTACTGCAGCGCCTGCGAACGCGGCGTCGAGTCGAGCAGCGCTCCCGACTGCGCACGGCGACCGCACACGCCGACGTGCGTCACTCGACGGTGACGCTCTTGGCGAGGTTGCGCGGCTTGTCGATCGGTCGGCCGAGCTGGTCGGCGGCGTGGTACGACACCAGCTGGAGCTGGATGTTCGCGAGGACGCCGGCGACCTCGGGGTGGGTGTCGGGAATCGGGAGGAAGTAGTCGGCGAACTCCACCTGGCCCTCGAGGCTCTCGGGAGCGACGACGATGACGGGCGCGCCGCGCGCCTGTACCTCCTTCAGGTTGCTGATGGTCTTGAGGTCCTCCTCGCCCGTGATGACGCCGAAGACGGGCGTGTTATCGGTGACGAGCGCGAGCGGACCGTGTTTCAGCTCCGAGGCGGCGAACCCCTCGGCGTGCTCGTACGATATCTCCTTGAACTTCAGTGCACCCTCCAGCGCGACGGCGCGAGCGGGGCCGCGACCGAGGAAGAAGTAGGCGTCACAGTTGTACAGCGCCTCGGCCACCTCGGCGGCTGGCGTCTCGTCGAGCACCTGCTGGACGTCGCCCGGCAGGTCGCCCAGCCCCGACAGCAGGTCGCGGACCTCGGCGCGCTGGACGCCCGTCGAGTCCTCGGCGATGCGCTCGCCGAGCAGGGTGAGCGCGACGACTTGCGAGGAGAACGTCTTCGTCGCGGCGACGCCGATTTCGGGACCGGCGCGGATGAACAGCGACTCGTCGCACTCGCGGGTCACCGACGACCCGACGACGTTCGTCACGGCGAGCGTTCGCGCGCCCGCGTCACGGGCGCGACGGACGGCGTTCATCGTGTCGGCCGTCTCGCCGGACTGCGTGACGGCGACGACGAGCGTGTTCTCGTCGATGGGTGCCGGGCAGTCGGCGTACTCCCCGGCCATGTAGGCGTTGGCCGTCAGCCCGCGGGCCGTCAGCTGTGCAGCGGCGTACATGGAGGCGTGGTGGGAGGTGCCCATCGAGACGAACTGGACGCGCTCGACGTCGGCGAACGACGCGTCGTCGAACTCCTCCAGCGAGACGTGCCCGGCGAACGTCTCGATGCGACCGTGGATGGTCTGCCGGAGCGACTCCGGCTGTTCGTGGATCTCTTTGAGCATGAAGTGCGGATAGCCCGACTTCCCGGCCGCCTCGGGCTCCCAGTCGACCGTGTCGACCTCGCGGGCGAGCGGTGCACCCGCGAGGTCGGTGATGTCGTAGCCGTCGGGACGGACGGTGACGATGTCGCCGTCCTCGAGGTAGACGACGCGGTCGGTGAACTCCCGGAACGCGGGCACGTCGCTCGCGAGGAAGTACCGGCCGTCGGCCTCCCCGAGGACGAGCGGCGACCCCTGTCGGGCGGCGTACACCTCGTTCTCGCCGTCGACGAGACAGGCGATGGCGTAACTGCCCGAGAGCTGGTCGACGGCCGCGCGGAACGCCGCCTCCGTGGACTTCCCGGCGGTCAGCTCCTCCTCGATGAGGTGGGGGACGACCTCGGTGTCCGTCTCGCTCTCGAAGCGGTGGCCGCGCTCTTCGAGACCACGGCGGAGCGTCTCGTAGTTGTCGATGATGCCGTTGTGGACGACGGCGACGCGACCCGTGCAGTCCTGGTGTGGGTGCGCGTTCTCGTCGGTCGGCGGGCCGTGGGTCGACCAGCGCGTGTGGCCGATACCGATGCTGCCGGTCGGTCGGTCGGTACCGAGCGCCTCGCGCAGGCGTTCGAGGCGACCCTCTCGCTTGACGACGTTGAGGCCGCGGTCGTCGGGGACCGCGATGCCCGCGGAGTCGTAGCCGCGGTACTCCAGGTTGCCGAGTCCGGTGAGCAGTCCGCCGACGGCGTCGTCACCGCCGACACACGCCGTAATTCCGCACATCAGAGGGCCTCCAGAGCTGTGTTCGTCGACGAGTCGTGCTCGTCAATCGTGCGCCAGATGAACATTGTTATCGACGAGAGCAACGGGACAGGCGGCCTTTGTTACGTACCGGTTATCTGGCGAGAAGGCTCGAAGGAATAGCCGGTAGCCACGCGTTACACGACGGAACGGTACCGCCGGACCCGGTTAGTGGCGTGCTGGCGGGTCAGGACGTCGTCTCGCTCGCGAACCGCGAGCGGAGCGCGCCGACCGACAGGACGTCCGCGAGGTCGCCCCCGGAGAGCTGGGCGGCCGTCACGGCCAGCAGGGCGACGGTGCTCAGCAGCGCCCACGCGACGCCGGGAACGGCGGCGAGCGGGCCGAGACCGAGGACGCCGACGGGGACGAGCGCGCCGACGATCAGCGCCGTCGCGAGACTCGCCGTCGGAAGGTCGTCGGGTTCCGGGTCGTTGGCCGTCAGATACGGCGTCAGTTCCTCGGCGGCGTCGTTCAGTTCGACGGTGCCGCGGTGTTTGTCGAACGCGACGATGCTCGCGTCGTCCATCTTCGGGAGGTGACACTGGTACAGCCCGATGTAGACGCGCTTGCGCTGGGACGAGGAGAGCGCGGCGACGTCGACGTCGTTCTCCAGGGCGGCGATGTGTTCGGCGAGTTCGCCGATGTTGGCCGTGCCCTCGTGCTGCCAGAGGTACTGGAGGATGTCGCGGCGGCGACGGTTCTTCAGAATCTCGAACACCGTGTCGAGCGGGAGACTGGACGGTTCCTCGACGACATCGCTCTGTGCGTGCGTCTGCGCCGTAGTGTTGGATATACTCATATGTTCCACCTGTGGCTGGCCGCAGCTGGCTGCACCGACGCGGCGCGAACGTTCGCCCGCGTTAGACCGTTAAGCCGACCGTTTCGGGACGTTATCCGCCCCGATACGGATCGGACTGCGTGCATCCCCACGATGCTGCGTCAGTGGTAGCTACATATGCTGTGACAAGCTTAATAAGTAACTGATTTATGCAACCTGTGCAATCTGGCCCGCCAGACGTTGCACGCTGTGCGAATCTATTCATAGATACGTGAATTTAACCCGCCAGTCCGCGGTCGGTTAACCCGAGTAAATCGAACGATAGGAGCCCATAGCTCCGGAAGTTCCTCGGTGATCACCGAGAATTGTCAGCTAGCTGGTGTTATGTCGGCACGACAGTCCTCACAGTCGATGCGTCGGTCAGCGGGCTGGCTGACGAACGAGTCCACCCAGGCCCTCGCGCAGGGTGACGGTGGGCTCGAACCCCAGGGACGCCTTCGCCTTCGAGATGTCCGCCCGACTGGCGTGGATGTCGCCGGGGCGTTCGTCGACGTGGACGATCTCCGAGCGCGACCCCGAGAGGTCGCGGATCAGTTCTGCGAGTTCGAGGATGCTCACGCTCCGACCGGTACCGATGTTGTACGCCTCGCCCACCTCGTCGGTCGTGGCCGCGAGCAGGTTCGCCCGGACGATGTCGCTGACGTGGACGAAGTCGCGGATCTGCGAGCCGTCGCCCTCGACGGTGATGTCCTGCCCGGCACAGGCCTGTTCGAGGAACGTCGTGATGACGCCGCTGTACTCCCCGCCGGCCTGTCGCGGGCCGTAGACGTTGAAGTAGCGGAGCGCGACGGTCTCCAGTCCGTAGAGGTCGTGGTAGAGTCGCGCGTAGTGGTCCCCGGAGAGTTTCTCGACGCCGTACGGCGACTGGGGCGTCGTCGGCTCGTCCTCCGTGACCGGCACCTCCGTCGGGTCGCCGTAGATGGCCGTCGACGACGCGAGCACCACGCGTGCGTCCGCAACGCGTGCACGCTCGAACACCCCCAGCGTCCCGGCCGTGTTCACCTGGTGGCTGGCGATGGGGTCCTCCACCGACCGCGCGACGCTCGCGTTCGCCGCCTCGTGGAAGACGAGGTCGACCCCCGCCATCGCCTCGTCCAGCGTGTCGGGGTCACAGAGGTCACCGCGAACAAGCGTCGCGTCGCGGTGCAGGTTCTCCGCTCTGCCCGTCGAGAGGTCGTCCAGTACCCGCACGTCGTTCGTCTCGGCGAGCGCCTCGACGAGGTGACTCCCGATGAACCCGGCACCACCCGTGACGAGCACCGTCCGACCAGCGATATCCATACTACTCGGCTAGCCTACGGGGCAGTTTCGTTATAGACGCACTATCCCCACTGTCGAATGATTGTCACGAGGGTCGAGAATCGGCTTCCGGTCGCGCTTTAGTCCGGTTATTACCATACACCTTCTAGCCGACCGTCGAGATATGCAGACACCGGACCACGAGTCCACGACCGGTGACGCGCTCCGTTTCCGTCACGAACGCGTCGACGACAGCCCTCCCGTCGGCCTCCTCAGTACGTGCGAACCGACCGACCTGACCGGCAACGGCCGACCGGACGTCATCGTGAGCGGTCTCGGTGCCCGTCCCGAGCTCTCCGTCGCGGGCAAACGCATCCTCGTCCGCGAGCTGCCGGGGATGGAGGCGCTGTT encodes:
- a CDS encoding glycosyltransferase family 39 protein, producing MRWDRSLDSRHALLGIVLVGAAVRLYGLGVESLWTDELITLEFVRRYSTVELLVEVPLNQPHLPLYYVLLDLWIGVFGTSATALRLLSALFSILAIPLLYLLGRDLFDGTAGLVAALVFALAQFHVYHAQEVRMYSLVALLTAASLWLFVRLFEDGAMRGTAAAYVLATLALLLTHPFAALVVFAEAAYVVFRVATGQWVPRSLTVGTALAGVGLVPVAAMALHRVGLGGATSTPFPYIPQPTPTIVAEVVLQFFAQTSILLATLFVGVLVVGTLTLGLTDGCVSKSVSRSPRATVRGLRERVSLSSEPGVELLVVLLLATFVLPIVVSFVLFPVFWPRYVLPASLGLYLLVGRGVSRIQRPPLRLMLVALLLVGLVPVTAYDLTTDTHEQWDEATAHIEEEASPGALVIVADQITERGVEHYRTRSDIEVEGVVVAGSGTGREPATDAEIRALMQGHDEVWLVLSHTDSSSDRRLRNLVGAHRDQKAERNFLQIDVYHYERGNQE
- a CDS encoding glycosyltransferase, translated to MSTVHEVQRAEGERTVEQAVERASLDAPFVSVIVPVYNDPDGLRDTLDALTDQTYDRERFEVLVVDNRSLDDTRAVAADYATRHENVHALDERRRQSSYAARVRGIRRARGDVLAFIDADMTVDADWLERAVDRMDEDDLDYMACNVELYAEDGETLASKFNEMNGFPIEKYVSQLHFAPTCCLLVRKEVIDEVGPFDARFVSSGDREFGQRVHDAGFDMGYADDVPMYHPTRTSLKSLVKKAVRIGRGKHQMRRLYPERYGHPKLLLFYPGLYAPELPSQVSSSVSGWDDLDREEKLRFFLFANGLKLARAYGSVREAIERTVASE
- a CDS encoding Gfo/Idh/MocA family protein produces the protein MDDLRVGLLGAGNIGTVHLQSTRGIDGATVVAAADVVPENRTRAEKQGVERTYEDYTDLLAEEDIDAAIVALPPFLHAEAATAAAEAGCHVFVEKPFARTAEEGQGMVDAADEAGVSIGVDHTIRYQPEVQKLKELYDAGRVGHVPLASIARINNGPFSAPPAREPISGWMLDPDATGGGALMDLGVHLFDVLEWFFGDLTVEYAHVDASMDLPFEDSALVVVSTEAGTQATVSAGFFQWETPPDITGYFRLEGVADTLRSEDHMPGQFMAHAAKSALENVAKRARGQEPAYFKPTYYYQAHYRALKDFLDAVAAGEEPPVNGAAGLRMVEHVETAYEMAEGTAVADRVGANVEADR
- a CDS encoding DUF362 domain-containing protein translates to MTDAPRVVGRRTDVNGPGLAGAVTDLVADCGPELDDVLVLPDCHYPYHPSTGMVTNPDVVEALVETLASTTDVTLALPDSEYVDDAPSLLGYDGLADRTGVETLDLGTCDTVERTVRIDDVRHHVEVPRPLDEQSVVAVPTLRADPGLAAAMVTLGQGATGSRETRDVVAASAVVDPEFVLLDGTYTYTGAPHRGRFLVAGTDAPSVDRAIAPIAGLKPKQVPYLRPFGVGREAIDGLHAEELAAELPHEDTDPNGGEMPAVAGAGFRLYAKVTGDLVPPQFSEGSDD
- a CDS encoding NAD-dependent epimerase/dehydratase family protein; the encoded protein is MTDRALVTGATGFLGGHLVERLVADGWDVTATRREGSDTSALDGLDVEWAEADVLDADAVSDAVEGHDRVFHLAGIGLQAADAPVVERVNRDGTENVLAAAHETGVERVVFTSTAGTRRRANGIATEADVADPIGAYQRGKAAAEDRCDEYGEQGLDVVTVHPTSIFGSRDEEFTGRLLRMASDPKLAVHPPGGASFVGVDDVVDGTVAAMERGTAGEHYLLAGENLRYDEALDVIAEEIDGHAPLAQVPPQAIRAAGPVVGVVNRVLGTRMFPFDAEMARLSTQELFYSPRKAQRELDYDYAPLAELVPEAWEWFRSQTTDVAEPASVE
- a CDS encoding ArsR/SmtB family transcription factor; protein product: MTDETDAAEMLDHLGDEVSRTILAACAIEARSVGELATLCEVSEATIYRRLNRLMSAGILEERTRIDARTVSGGKEYTTTVSNVDVAFDDNGISVQTTARDDDQPLPTFTVVEPAEGDLDEHVVDLQLRLPETLFSEFLTVWAELNQRTDADDMELSADDD
- the glmS gene encoding glutamine--fructose-6-phosphate transaminase (isomerizing) — its product is MCGITACVGGDDAVGGLLTGLGNLEYRGYDSAGIAVPDDRGLNVVKREGRLERLREALGTDRPTGSIGIGHTRWSTHGPPTDENAHPHQDCTGRVAVVHNGIIDNYETLRRGLEERGHRFESETDTEVVPHLIEEELTAGKSTEAAFRAAVDQLSGSYAIACLVDGENEVYAARQGSPLVLGEADGRYFLASDVPAFREFTDRVVYLEDGDIVTVRPDGYDITDLAGAPLAREVDTVDWEPEAAGKSGYPHFMLKEIHEQPESLRQTIHGRIETFAGHVSLEEFDDASFADVERVQFVSMGTSHHASMYAAAQLTARGLTANAYMAGEYADCPAPIDENTLVVAVTQSGETADTMNAVRRARDAGARTLAVTNVVGSSVTRECDESLFIRAGPEIGVAATKTFSSQVVALTLLGERIAEDSTGVQRAEVRDLLSGLGDLPGDVQQVLDETPAAEVAEALYNCDAYFFLGRGPARAVALEGALKFKEISYEHAEGFAASELKHGPLALVTDNTPVFGVITGEEDLKTISNLKEVQARGAPVIVVAPESLEGQVEFADYFLPIPDTHPEVAGVLANIQLQLVSYHAADQLGRPIDKPRNLAKSVTVE
- a CDS encoding DUF7344 domain-containing protein, whose protein sequence is MSISNTTAQTHAQSDVVEEPSSLPLDTVFEILKNRRRRDILQYLWQHEGTANIGELAEHIAALENDVDVAALSSSQRKRVYIGLYQCHLPKMDDASIVAFDKHRGTVELNDAAEELTPYLTANDPEPDDLPTASLATALIVGALVPVGVLGLGPLAAVPGVAWALLSTVALLAVTAAQLSGGDLADVLSVGALRSRFASETTS
- a CDS encoding NAD-dependent epimerase/dehydratase family protein; protein product: MDIAGRTVLVTGGAGFIGSHLVEALAETNDVRVLDDLSTGRAENLHRDATLVRGDLCDPDTLDEAMAGVDLVFHEAANASVARSVEDPIASHQVNTAGTLGVFERARVADARVVLASSTAIYGDPTEVPVTEDEPTTPQSPYGVEKLSGDHYARLYHDLYGLETVALRYFNVYGPRQAGGEYSGVITTFLEQACAGQDITVEGDGSQIRDFVHVSDIVRANLLAATTDEVGEAYNIGTGRSVSILELAELIRDLSGSRSEIVHVDERPGDIHASRADISKAKASLGFEPTVTLREGLGGLVRQPAR